One window of the Devosia sp. 2618 genome contains the following:
- a CDS encoding HK97-gp10 family putative phage morphogenesis protein: MAKVIGLDRLKRKLAALPKLAEEEISKAMIQSAEEIVAMAKSLAPQDSGDLINSIGWTWGDAPKGAMVLGKVKSSGRGAGNLQITVYAGGGDAFYARFVEFGTSPRVNGGQFAGSSHPGTSAQPFFYPSYRATRKRAKGRVTRAITRSAKRAAAGG, encoded by the coding sequence GTGGCGAAAGTGATCGGGCTCGACCGCCTCAAGCGCAAGCTTGCAGCGCTGCCCAAGCTGGCTGAAGAAGAAATCTCCAAGGCCATGATCCAGAGCGCCGAGGAGATCGTCGCCATGGCGAAGTCTCTGGCGCCGCAGGATAGCGGCGATTTGATCAATTCGATCGGATGGACGTGGGGCGATGCGCCAAAGGGCGCAATGGTTCTCGGCAAGGTGAAATCGAGTGGTCGCGGCGCGGGCAATCTCCAGATCACTGTCTATGCCGGCGGCGGGGACGCGTTCTACGCGCGCTTTGTGGAATTTGGCACTTCGCCCCGCGTGAATGGCGGCCAGTTTGCAGGGTCAAGCCATCCGGGCACTTCCGCGCAGCCGTTCTTTTATCCCTCGTATCGAGCCACCCGGAAGCGGGCAAAAGGCCGCGTCACGCGCGCCATCACAAGATCTGCAAAGCGCGCAGCAGCCGGGGGCTGA
- a CDS encoding DUF3168 domain-containing protein, with amino-acid sequence MDASFELILAAINRLRATPAVTSLVGTRIYDRVPEKTDGTPNVAFPYISMGPSTSIPDDFDCMDGEEITIQFDVWSSGSGEAFGSVECRKITGAMKRALHDVDLTLTTNALVSLTHEMTRTLRDPNPAITHGVIQFTATVETP; translated from the coding sequence ATGGACGCCAGTTTTGAACTGATCCTCGCGGCTATCAACCGGCTGCGGGCGACACCGGCTGTCACGAGCTTGGTTGGAACGCGCATTTACGACCGGGTGCCGGAGAAGACCGATGGCACGCCGAACGTGGCGTTCCCCTACATTTCCATGGGGCCGAGCACATCGATCCCCGATGACTTCGATTGTATGGACGGCGAGGAAATCACCATCCAGTTCGACGTCTGGTCGAGCGGTTCGGGCGAGGCCTTCGGGTCGGTGGAGTGCCGCAAGATCACCGGCGCGATGAAGCGCGCCCTGCACGATGTCGACCTGACGCTCACCACAAACGCTTTGGTCAGCCTGACCCATGAAATGACCCGCACGCTGCGCGATCCAAATCCCGCCATCACCCATGGCGTCATCCAGTTCACCGCCACGGTGGAAACACCCTGA
- a CDS encoding gene transfer agent family protein has product MSRSGKTPPLDWADGTYEFALRWGELAELQDVCNAGPFVIVARLASSQWRVEDVSTTIRLGLIGSGVEPAKALQLVKTYVEGRPQDLVLNASFARGILETSIMGAPDEPAGEHQAAPGTVSG; this is encoded by the coding sequence ATGAGCAGGTCGGGAAAAACGCCGCCCCTTGATTGGGCGGATGGCACCTATGAGTTCGCCCTACGATGGGGCGAGCTGGCCGAACTGCAGGACGTCTGCAACGCAGGCCCATTCGTCATCGTGGCCCGTCTGGCATCCAGCCAGTGGCGCGTCGAAGACGTTTCCACGACAATCCGTCTTGGCTTGATCGGCAGCGGCGTCGAGCCTGCGAAGGCCCTGCAATTGGTCAAGACCTACGTAGAAGGCCGGCCGCAAGACTTGGTGCTGAACGCGTCGTTCGCCCGCGGCATCCTCGAAACGTCGATCATGGGGGCGCCCGATGAGCCCGCGGGGGAGCATCAAGCGGCCCCGGGGACGGTGAGCGGCTAG
- a CDS encoding phage tail tube protein: MAKPITTKGGLMRVLLGNTAEPVVYTAPCGLTSKSLTLSKGLEEVMIPDCDDPTAIDWVGRDAVSLSMSVSGEGVLAQSSVEAWLDAVESPDSVPVKVELQFPTTTWSWTGFMHIESAELGAPSNTGRVTGNFSLQSDGEMVRTSAATTP; the protein is encoded by the coding sequence ATGGCCAAGCCAATCACCACCAAGGGCGGTCTTATGCGCGTCCTTCTCGGCAATACCGCCGAGCCAGTCGTCTACACCGCGCCGTGCGGCCTCACCTCCAAGTCGCTGACCCTCAGCAAGGGCCTGGAAGAAGTGATGATCCCAGACTGCGACGATCCCACGGCAATCGACTGGGTCGGCCGCGATGCTGTCTCGCTCAGCATGTCGGTGTCTGGTGAGGGCGTTCTCGCCCAGTCCAGCGTCGAAGCATGGCTCGATGCTGTGGAAAGCCCGGACAGCGTTCCGGTCAAGGTCGAGCTTCAGTTCCCGACCACGACCTGGAGCTGGACCGGCTTCATGCACATCGAATCTGCCGAGCTTGGCGCCCCAAGCAACACCGGTCGTGTCACGGGCAACTTCTCGCTGCAGTCCGATGGCGAAATGGTCCGTACGTCTGCGGCCACCACGCCATAA